The following proteins come from a genomic window of Streptomyces sp. NBC_01716:
- a CDS encoding molybdopterin molybdotransferase MoeA has protein sequence MTAQDPEVDGVEDVLALFGRQPDAGPGDRSGADSHHGSGHSSAPVKPEGRGRHHATPWADARAIAARSGRTAATAPKTSTTPKTPTATTTRTRRVPLEQALGHVLAEPLTALTDLPSFDTSAMDGWAVSGPGPWSLGPADPDALDPDDPAPAAPTTGILAGHAATTPLPDGTAVRIATGARVPPDTTAVIRSEHARTDTTGHLHADREVTHGQDIRPRAQECRSGDQLLPAGAVVTPAVLGLAAAAGYDELLTARRPTVDILVLGDELLVRGMPHDGLIRDALGPMIAPWLRALGAEVIDTRRVADDERALYRAVTESEADLVLTTGGTAGGPVDHVHPVLSKAGAELLVDGVAVRPGHPMLLARLASGRHLVGLPGNPLAAVSGLLTLAEPLLRALGGRAPAPAYHAPVRDEVHGHPQDTRLVPFVHRDDRLVPLRYNGPAMLRGIAVADGLAVVPPGGARPGDELEVLDLPWAAWGDAAASMDDGCFT, from the coding sequence ATGACGGCCCAGGACCCCGAGGTGGACGGCGTCGAGGACGTCCTCGCGCTGTTCGGCAGGCAGCCGGACGCGGGCCCGGGAGACCGGTCCGGCGCCGACTCGCACCACGGATCCGGCCACAGCTCCGCGCCGGTGAAGCCCGAAGGCAGGGGCAGGCACCACGCCACCCCGTGGGCCGATGCCCGTGCTATCGCGGCTCGTTCGGGCCGTACGGCGGCCACCGCCCCCAAGACCTCCACCACCCCCAAGACCCCCACCGCGACCACCACCCGCACCCGGCGCGTCCCCCTCGAACAGGCCCTGGGGCATGTCCTTGCCGAGCCCCTGACCGCCCTCACCGACCTGCCGTCCTTCGACACTTCCGCGATGGACGGCTGGGCGGTGTCCGGACCGGGCCCCTGGTCCCTAGGACCGGCGGACCCCGACGCCCTGGACCCCGACGACCCCGCGCCGGCCGCCCCCACCACCGGCATCCTCGCCGGGCACGCCGCCACCACCCCGCTCCCCGACGGCACAGCGGTACGGATCGCCACCGGCGCCCGGGTCCCGCCCGACACCACCGCCGTGATCCGCAGCGAGCACGCCCGCACCGACACCACCGGTCATCTCCACGCCGACCGCGAGGTGACCCACGGCCAGGACATCCGCCCCCGCGCCCAGGAGTGCCGCTCCGGCGACCAACTCCTGCCCGCCGGCGCCGTCGTGACCCCCGCGGTGCTCGGCCTGGCCGCCGCCGCCGGTTACGACGAACTGCTCACCGCCCGTCGCCCGACCGTCGACATCCTGGTCCTCGGCGACGAACTCCTCGTCCGCGGAATGCCCCACGACGGCCTCATCCGCGACGCGCTCGGCCCGATGATCGCGCCCTGGCTGCGCGCGCTCGGCGCCGAGGTCATCGACACCCGCCGGGTCGCCGACGACGAACGCGCCCTGTACCGCGCGGTCACCGAGTCCGAGGCCGATCTGGTCCTCACCACGGGCGGTACGGCCGGCGGTCCCGTCGATCATGTCCACCCCGTGCTCAGCAAGGCGGGCGCCGAACTGCTCGTGGACGGCGTCGCCGTACGCCCCGGCCACCCCATGCTGCTGGCCAGGCTCGCCTCCGGCCGCCATCTGGTGGGCCTCCCGGGCAATCCGCTCGCCGCCGTATCAGGACTGCTGACGCTGGCCGAGCCGCTGCTGCGGGCCCTGGGCGGACGGGCGCCGGCGCCCGCGTACCACGCGCCGGTACGGGACGAGGTGCACGGCCATCCCCAGGACACCCGGCTCGTGCCCTTCGTCCACCGCGACGACCGGCTCGTGCCGCTGCGCTACAACGGTCCCGCCATGCTGCGCGGCATCGCCGTCGCCGACGGGCTCGCGGTCGTCCCGCCGGGCGGCGCACGTCCGGGCGACGAGCTGGAGGTCCTCGACCTGCCCTGGGCCGCCTGGGGCGATGCCGCCGCCTCGATGGACGACGGGTGTTTCACGTGA
- a CDS encoding DUF6457 domain-containing protein, translating to MTAHDAIVLAGGAAKRLGGIDKPAVSVGGRALLDRVLGACGDAARTVVVGGRRPTARPVRWAREEPPGGGPVAALDAGVRQVDADTVLVLSADLPFLTRQTTHRLLDVLAADAAREGALLTDADGRDQPLVAAYRTEPLRREIALLATEYGSLAGLPLRLLTSELDLARVAADTDPLASFDCDTWEDISTARARIREHGTVLDEWITAVKDELGLELDVDIKVLLDLARDAAHGVARPAAPLTTFLVGYAAGRAAAGGGGPEAVAEASRKATVLALRWAEETDATDGKAEGGGKAEGAEAG from the coding sequence ATGACCGCCCATGACGCCATCGTGCTCGCCGGAGGTGCCGCGAAGCGGCTCGGCGGAATCGACAAGCCCGCCGTCAGCGTCGGCGGCCGGGCGCTGCTCGACCGGGTGCTCGGAGCCTGCGGCGATGCCGCGCGGACCGTGGTCGTGGGCGGCCGGCGGCCCACGGCGCGGCCGGTGCGCTGGGCACGCGAGGAGCCGCCGGGCGGCGGCCCGGTCGCCGCGCTCGACGCGGGCGTACGGCAGGTCGACGCGGACACCGTGCTCGTGCTCTCCGCCGACCTGCCCTTCCTGACACGGCAGACGACGCACCGGCTCCTGGACGTACTCGCCGCGGACGCCGCACGCGAGGGCGCGCTACTCACCGACGCGGACGGCCGCGACCAGCCGCTGGTCGCGGCGTACCGCACGGAGCCGCTGCGCCGCGAGATCGCCCTCCTCGCCACCGAGTACGGCAGCCTCGCCGGGCTGCCGCTCCGACTGCTGACCAGTGAACTCGACCTCGCCCGTGTCGCCGCGGACACCGACCCGCTCGCATCCTTCGACTGCGACACCTGGGAAGACATCTCCACGGCGCGCGCACGCATCAGGGAGCATGGAACCGTGCTGGACGAATGGATTACCGCAGTCAAGGACGAACTCGGCCTCGAACTCGACGTCGACATCAAGGTCCTGCTCGATCTCGCCCGCGACGCCGCGCACGGTGTGGCCCGGCCGGCCGCGCCGCTGACGACCTTTCTGGTCGGGTACGCGGCGGGCCGTGCGGCGGCCGGCGGCGGAGGTCCCGAGGCGGTGGCAGAGGCGTCCCGGAAGGCCACGGTGCTCGCCCTGCGCTGGGCCGAGGAGACGGACGCGACGGACGGCAAGGCCGAGGGCGGCGGCAAGGCCGAGGGGGCCGAGGCCGGATGA
- a CDS encoding dihydrolipoamide acetyltransferase family protein: protein MAQVLEFKLPDLGEGLTEAEIVRWLVAVGDVVAIDQPVVEVETAKAMVEVPCPYGGVVTARYGEEGTELPVGAPLLTVAVGASEPAAGPPADSGTGTGAEGVPAAGSGPAETSGNVLVGYGTGAPAARRRRVRPATVVAAAPAAPAAPVALADPLPTAAPAAAAAPAPERSGPVPVISPLVRRLARQNGLDLRALDGSGRDGLILRCDVEQAIERIEQQAARTAAPSAPASPSASASPTTASGAVTERVPLRGVRGAVADKLSRSRREIPEATCWVDADATELLAARAAANAAGGPKISLIALLARICTAALARFPELNSTVDMEAREIVRLRDVHLGFAAQTDRGLVVPVVRDARNRSAESLSAEFARLTEAGRTGKLTPGDLTGGTFTLNNYGVFGVDGSTPIINHPEAAMLGVGRIVAKPWVHQGELAVRQVVQLSLTFDHRVCDGGTAGGFLRYVADCVEQPAVLLRTL from the coding sequence ATGGCCCAGGTGCTCGAATTCAAGCTGCCGGATCTCGGTGAGGGCCTGACCGAGGCCGAGATCGTCCGCTGGCTGGTGGCGGTCGGCGACGTCGTCGCCATCGACCAGCCGGTCGTCGAGGTCGAGACGGCCAAGGCGATGGTGGAGGTCCCCTGCCCGTACGGGGGCGTGGTGACCGCGCGGTACGGCGAGGAGGGCACGGAGCTGCCGGTCGGCGCGCCGCTGCTGACGGTGGCGGTCGGGGCCTCGGAGCCTGCCGCCGGCCCCCCGGCGGATTCGGGCACCGGTACGGGCGCCGAGGGGGTTCCGGCCGCCGGGTCCGGTCCGGCCGAGACGTCCGGGAACGTGCTGGTCGGGTACGGCACGGGTGCTCCGGCCGCCCGGCGGCGCCGGGTCCGCCCCGCGACGGTCGTCGCCGCGGCACCGGCAGCTCCGGCCGCCCCCGTCGCACTCGCCGATCCGCTGCCGACGGCGGCGCCGGCAGCGGCAGCGGCGCCCGCACCTGAGCGGTCCGGGCCCGTGCCGGTCATCTCGCCGCTGGTGCGGCGGCTGGCCAGGCAGAACGGGCTCGACCTCCGGGCGCTGGACGGATCGGGCCGGGACGGGCTGATCCTGCGGTGCGACGTCGAGCAGGCGATCGAGCGGATCGAGCAGCAGGCCGCACGAACAGCGGCGCCCTCCGCTCCCGCCTCACCTTCCGCATCAGCCTCCCCCACCACCGCCTCCGGCGCGGTCACCGAGCGCGTACCGCTGCGCGGTGTGCGCGGCGCGGTCGCCGACAAGCTCAGCCGCAGCCGGCGCGAGATCCCCGAGGCGACCTGCTGGGTCGACGCGGACGCGACGGAACTGCTGGCGGCCAGGGCCGCCGCCAACGCGGCCGGCGGGCCGAAGATCTCCCTCATCGCCCTGCTGGCGCGGATCTGCACGGCGGCGCTCGCGCGCTTCCCGGAGCTCAACTCCACGGTGGACATGGAGGCCAGGGAGATCGTCCGCCTGCGCGACGTCCATCTCGGCTTCGCCGCGCAGACCGACCGCGGGCTGGTCGTCCCCGTCGTAAGGGACGCGCGGAACCGTTCGGCGGAGTCCCTGAGCGCGGAGTTCGCCCGGCTCACGGAGGCCGGCCGGACCGGGAAGCTGACCCCCGGCGATCTGACGGGCGGCACGTTCACGCTGAACAACTACGGCGTGTTCGGCGTCGACGGCTCCACGCCGATCATCAACCACCCCGAGGCCGCGATGCTCGGCGTCGGCCGTATCGTCGCCAAACCCTGGGTGCACCAAGGCGAGTTGGCGGTACGCCAGGTCGTCCAGCTCTCCCTCACCTTCGACCACCGAGTGTGCGACGGCGGCACGGCGGGCGGCTTCCTGAGGTACGTGGCGGACTGTGTGGAACAGCCGGCGGTGCTGCTGCGCACGCTGTAG
- a CDS encoding alpha-ketoacid dehydrogenase subunit beta gives MTTVASRAPRTDLAAKPATMAQALRRAMRDAMADDPAVHILGEDVGTLGGVFRVTDGLAAEFGEDRCTDTPLAEAGILGTAVGMAMYGLRPVVEMQFDAFAYPAFEQLASHVAKMRNRTHGALPLPITIRVPYGGGIGGVEHHSDSSEAYYMATPGLHVVTPATVEDAYGMLRAAIASDDPVVFLEPKRLYWSKARWSPEAPVVVEPIGRAVVRRTGLSATLVTYGPSLTVCLEAAEAARAEGWDLEVVDLRSLVPFDDETVVASVRRTGRAVVVHESNGFGGPGGEIAARINERCFHHLEAPVLRVAGFDIPYPPPMLEQHHLPGVDRVLDAVARLQWEADS, from the coding sequence ATGACCACCGTCGCCTCCAGGGCCCCCAGGACCGACCTTGCGGCGAAGCCGGCCACCATGGCGCAGGCGCTGCGGCGCGCGATGCGCGACGCGATGGCCGATGACCCGGCCGTGCACATCCTCGGTGAGGACGTCGGCACGCTCGGCGGGGTCTTCCGGGTCACCGACGGACTCGCAGCCGAGTTCGGCGAGGACCGCTGCACGGACACGCCGCTGGCCGAGGCCGGGATTCTCGGCACGGCCGTCGGCATGGCGATGTACGGGCTGCGGCCCGTCGTGGAGATGCAGTTCGACGCCTTCGCCTATCCGGCGTTCGAGCAGCTGGCCAGCCATGTCGCCAAGATGCGCAACCGCACGCACGGTGCGCTGCCGCTGCCGATCACCATCCGGGTGCCGTACGGCGGCGGGATCGGCGGCGTCGAGCACCACAGCGATTCCTCAGAGGCGTACTACATGGCAACGCCCGGCCTGCATGTCGTCACCCCGGCGACGGTCGAGGACGCGTACGGGATGCTCAGGGCCGCCATCGCCTCCGACGATCCGGTGGTCTTCCTGGAGCCCAAGCGGCTGTACTGGTCGAAGGCGCGGTGGTCGCCCGAGGCACCGGTGGTGGTGGAGCCGATCGGCCGGGCCGTCGTGCGGCGTACGGGACTGAGCGCCACCCTCGTCACGTACGGCCCCTCCCTCACCGTCTGTCTGGAGGCGGCGGAGGCCGCCCGCGCGGAGGGCTGGGACCTGGAAGTGGTCGACCTGCGCTCGCTGGTGCCCTTCGACGACGAGACGGTCGTCGCCTCTGTACGGCGCACGGGGCGCGCGGTGGTCGTCCACGAGTCCAACGGTTTCGGCGGGCCCGGCGGGGAGATCGCCGCCCGGATCAATGAGCGCTGCTTCCACCATCTGGAGGCACCGGTCCTGCGGGTCGCCGGATTCGACATCCCGTATCCGCCGCCGATGCTGGAACAGCACCATCTGCCGGGTGTGGACCGGGTGCTGGACGCGGTCGCGCGGCTTCAGTGGGAGGCGGACAGCTGA
- the pdhA gene encoding pyruvate dehydrogenase (acetyl-transferring) E1 component subunit alpha: MEEVHALKKSSTTVQEPPGPVVHRPTPPPAWQPRTDPAPLLPDPEPYRVLGTEAVTDADPELLRRLYAELVRGRRFNAQATALTKQGRLAVYPSSTGQEACEVAAALVLQEQDWLFPSYRDTLAVVARGLDPVQALTLLRGDWHTGYDPREHRIAPLATPLATQLPHAVGLAHAARLKGDDVVALALVGDGGTSEGDFHEALNFAAVWKAPVVFFVQNNGFAISVPLAKQTAAPSLAHKAVGYGMPGRLVDGNDAPAVHAVLTEAVRRARSGGGPTLVEAVTYRIEAHTNADDATRYRGDGEVEAWRAHDPVRLLEHELTERGMLDGDGIRKAADDADAMAARLRDRMNAEPELDPMDLFAHVYAEQTAQLREQAAQLRAELDASDEPADAGQGEAR, encoded by the coding sequence ATGGAGGAGGTGCACGCGTTGAAGAAGAGCAGCACGACGGTCCAGGAGCCCCCGGGGCCCGTCGTCCACCGGCCCACCCCGCCCCCGGCGTGGCAGCCCCGTACGGACCCCGCCCCGTTGCTCCCCGACCCCGAGCCGTATCGCGTACTGGGCACGGAAGCGGTGACGGACGCCGATCCCGAGCTGCTGCGGCGGCTCTATGCGGAGCTGGTCCGCGGCCGTCGGTTCAACGCGCAGGCCACCGCCCTCACCAAGCAGGGCCGACTGGCCGTCTACCCGTCGAGCACCGGCCAGGAGGCCTGCGAGGTCGCCGCGGCCCTGGTGCTCCAGGAGCAGGACTGGCTCTTCCCCAGCTACCGCGACACCCTCGCCGTGGTGGCGCGCGGCCTTGACCCCGTCCAGGCCCTCACCCTGCTGCGCGGCGACTGGCACACCGGATACGACCCGCGCGAGCACCGCATCGCCCCGCTCGCCACCCCGCTGGCCACCCAGCTCCCGCACGCCGTCGGGCTGGCGCACGCCGCGCGCCTCAAGGGTGACGACGTGGTCGCGCTCGCCCTGGTCGGCGACGGAGGCACCAGCGAGGGCGATTTCCACGAGGCGCTGAACTTCGCCGCCGTATGGAAGGCGCCCGTCGTCTTCTTCGTGCAGAACAACGGCTTCGCCATCTCCGTCCCGCTCGCCAAGCAGACCGCGGCGCCGTCGCTGGCCCACAAGGCCGTCGGCTACGGAATGCCCGGCAGGCTGGTCGACGGGAACGACGCCCCGGCGGTGCACGCTGTCCTCACCGAGGCCGTGCGGCGGGCCAGGAGCGGCGGCGGCCCGACGCTCGTCGAGGCCGTCACCTACCGCATCGAGGCTCATACGAACGCGGACGACGCGACGCGTTACCGCGGCGACGGCGAGGTCGAGGCGTGGCGCGCCCACGACCCCGTCCGGCTGCTGGAGCACGAGCTGACGGAGCGCGGGATGCTCGACGGGGACGGGATCAGGAAGGCCGCCGACGACGCCGACGCGATGGCCGCGCGGCTGCGCGACCGGATGAACGCCGAGCCGGAGCTGGACCCCATGGACCTCTTCGCGCACGTCTACGCGGAGCAGACGGCGCAACTGCGCGAGCAGGCGGCCCAGTTGCGGGCCGAGCTGGACGCTTCGGACGAGCCGGCCGACGCGGGACAGGGGGAGGCGCGATGA
- a CDS encoding Lrp/AsnC family transcriptional regulator — MAAEQMAEDWERTGQREPPARPLDAIDHDILRILQTDGRASIRSVAERVHVSRANAYARINRLVEDRVIRGFGARINHERAGQGASAYITLKIVQNSWRTVREQLQELPGATHIALVSGDFDVLLLVHAPDNRTLRELVLTRLQSIPEVLSTRTLLVFEETDLDPPGPPTP; from the coding sequence ATGGCGGCTGAACAAATGGCCGAGGACTGGGAGCGGACCGGGCAGCGGGAGCCGCCTGCCCGGCCGCTCGACGCGATCGACCACGACATCCTGCGCATCCTCCAGACGGACGGCCGCGCCTCGATACGGTCGGTGGCCGAGCGCGTCCATGTCTCGCGCGCCAACGCGTACGCCCGGATCAACCGGCTCGTCGAGGACCGCGTCATCCGCGGGTTCGGCGCCAGGATCAACCACGAACGGGCAGGTCAGGGGGCCTCCGCGTACATCACGCTCAAGATCGTGCAGAACTCCTGGCGCACGGTGCGCGAACAGCTCCAGGAACTGCCGGGCGCCACGCACATCGCCCTGGTCAGCGGCGATTTCGACGTGCTGCTGCTGGTCCACGCGCCGGACAACCGGACGCTGCGGGAGCTGGTCCTGACCCGGCTCCAGTCGATCCCCGAGGTGCTGTCCACCCGCACCCTGCTGGTCTTCGAGGAGACCGACTTGGACCCTCCGGGCCCGCCCACGCCCTGA
- a CDS encoding TetR/AcrR family transcriptional regulator, with protein MTTAKRDTYTPETLLTVAVGVFIERGYDGTSMEHLSKAAGISKSSIYHHVSGKEELLRRAVSRAIDGLFGILDEPDAGRGRAIERVEYVTRRTVEVLMAELPYVTLLLRVRGNTRTERWAMERRREFDQRVAGLLKAAAADGDLRADMDIRLATRLLFGMINSLVEWYRPQPGGGYDSDQVAETVVRMAFDGLRGESS; from the coding sequence ATGACCACCGCCAAGCGGGACACCTACACCCCCGAGACACTGCTCACGGTCGCCGTCGGCGTCTTCATCGAGCGCGGCTACGACGGCACCTCCATGGAGCATCTGTCGAAGGCCGCCGGTATCTCCAAGTCCTCCATATACCACCATGTCTCGGGCAAGGAGGAGCTGCTGCGCCGGGCGGTCAGCCGGGCCATCGACGGCCTCTTCGGGATCCTCGACGAGCCGGACGCCGGGCGGGGCCGGGCCATCGAGCGGGTCGAGTACGTGACGCGCCGCACCGTCGAGGTCCTGATGGCGGAGCTGCCTTATGTGACTCTGCTGCTGCGGGTCCGGGGCAACACCAGGACCGAGCGCTGGGCCATGGAGCGGCGGCGCGAGTTCGACCAGCGGGTCGCGGGCCTGCTGAAGGCGGCGGCGGCCGACGGCGACCTCCGCGCGGACATGGATATCCGGCTGGCGACGCGGCTGCTCTTCGGCATGATCAATTCGCTCGTGGAGTGGTACCGGCCGCAGCCGGGCGGCGGCTACGACAGTGACCAGGTCGCCGAGACGGTCGTACGGATGGCGTTCGACGGGCTCCGCGGGGAATCTTCGTAG
- a CDS encoding 3-hydroxyacyl-CoA dehydrogenase — protein MTAIERSRVVAVVGAGTMGQGIAQVALVAGHPVRLYDVLPGRAQQAADAVGARLDRLTEKGRLDADARDSAKARLLPAAELSELADAALVVEAVLEQLTVKQELFAALEHIVGDDCLLATNTSSLSVTAVAGALRRPGRFVGLHFFNPAPLLPLVEVVSGHATEESAATRARETAAAWGKTPVRCADTPGFVVNRVARPYYAEALRLYEERAADPATIDAVLRECGGFRMGPFELTDLIGQDVNEAVTRSVWESFFQDVRFTPSLAQRRLVESGRLGRKSGRGWFSYEDGAPAPEPLTAPPADPPPSVVVQGELFAAAALPGMIEEAGIEVIRKEDAVPGYPGWLELPCGTRLFLTDGEAADSSDLRLIHFDLAHDYRAATRIALAPSATVPEESVVAAVGLFQALGKQVSVIADVPGMIVGRTVAMLVDFALDALARGVASADDIDTAMRLGVNYPRGPLDWVAELGADRTLYLLERLHEEYPSGRYAASQALRRLAAAEAASAAGAAPEGAGS, from the coding sequence ATGACAGCAATCGAGCGCTCCCGTGTCGTCGCGGTGGTCGGCGCCGGCACGATGGGACAGGGAATCGCCCAGGTGGCCCTCGTCGCCGGACATCCCGTGCGCCTCTACGACGTCCTGCCCGGCCGTGCCCAGCAGGCGGCCGACGCCGTCGGAGCCCGGCTGGACCGGCTGACGGAGAAGGGGCGGCTGGACGCGGACGCCCGCGACAGCGCCAAGGCCCGGCTGCTGCCCGCCGCGGAACTGTCCGAGCTCGCGGACGCCGCTCTCGTCGTCGAAGCCGTCCTGGAGCAACTGACGGTCAAACAGGAGCTGTTCGCGGCGCTGGAGCACATCGTCGGCGACGACTGCCTGCTCGCCACCAACACCTCCTCCCTCTCCGTCACGGCCGTCGCGGGCGCCCTGCGCCGCCCCGGCCGCTTCGTCGGCCTGCACTTCTTCAACCCCGCGCCGCTCCTGCCGCTGGTCGAGGTCGTCAGCGGGCACGCGACCGAGGAGAGCGCGGCCACGCGCGCCCGGGAAACGGCGGCCGCGTGGGGCAAGACGCCCGTGCGCTGCGCCGACACCCCGGGCTTCGTCGTGAACCGCGTCGCCCGCCCCTACTACGCCGAGGCGCTGCGCCTGTACGAGGAGCGGGCCGCCGACCCCGCGACCATCGACGCCGTCCTGCGCGAGTGCGGCGGCTTCCGGATGGGCCCCTTCGAACTGACCGATCTCATCGGCCAGGACGTCAACGAGGCGGTCACGCGCTCCGTCTGGGAGTCCTTCTTCCAGGACGTGCGCTTCACGCCCTCCCTGGCCCAGCGGCGCCTGGTGGAGTCGGGCCGGCTCGGCCGCAAGTCGGGCCGGGGGTGGTTCTCCTACGAGGACGGCGCCCCCGCGCCCGAACCGCTGACCGCACCGCCCGCCGACCCGCCGCCGTCCGTGGTCGTCCAGGGCGAGCTGTTCGCCGCGGCGGCGCTGCCCGGGATGATCGAAGAGGCCGGGATCGAGGTCATACGTAAAGAGGACGCCGTTCCCGGATACCCCGGCTGGCTCGAACTGCCCTGCGGCACCCGCCTCTTCCTCACCGACGGTGAGGCGGCGGACTCGTCCGACCTGCGGCTGATCCACTTCGACCTCGCGCACGACTACCGCGCCGCGACCCGGATAGCCCTCGCGCCGTCCGCCACGGTGCCCGAGGAGTCCGTCGTCGCGGCCGTGGGCCTCTTCCAGGCGCTCGGCAAGCAGGTCAGTGTGATCGCGGACGTCCCCGGCATGATCGTGGGCCGCACGGTCGCCATGCTCGTCGACTTCGCGCTCGACGCCTTGGCGCGCGGTGTCGCGTCCGCCGATGACATCGACACCGCGATGCGGCTCGGCGTGAACTACCCGCGCGGGCCGCTCGACTGGGTGGCGGAGCTGGGGGCCGACCGGACGCTCTACCTGCTGGAGCGGCTGCACGAGGAGTATCCGTCGGGCCGGTACGCCGCCTCGCAGGCGCTGCGCCGCCTCGCCGCCGCCGAGGCCGCGTCGGCGGCCGGCGCCGCGCCGGAAGGGGCGGGCTCATGA
- the paaN gene encoding phenylacetic acid degradation protein PaaN, translating to MAAQLSPQQLNEKHRPTLDQALDAIRTRAYWSPHPEHPKAYGESAPAEGLAAFKALHGTRIDLDQPGTDGWTGGETSPYGPELGVEYPHADIDVLLPAMRAGMSAWRAAGPETRALVSLEILARISARTHEFAHAVMHTSGQAFMMAFQAGGPHAQDRGLEAVAYAYQEQTRTPADAGWSKPQGKRDPLELRKSFTAAPRGISLLIGCNTFPTWNGYPGLFASLATGNPVLVKPHPRAVLPLALTVRVAREVLAEAGFDPNLVALAAERPGEGIAKTLAVRPEIKIIDYTGSTAFGDWLETNARQAQVYTEKAGVNTVLVDSTDDYKGMLANLAFSLSLYSGQMCTTPQNLLIPRDGIATDAGPKSFDEVVADLAASVSGLLGDDARANGLLGALVNPDVKSRLDAAEGLGDVALASRVIANPDFPDAVVRTPVIVKSDGSRKQWDPAAGANGSEAPYLSECFGPVSFAVAVESTEEALELLRRTVRDKGAMTVGAYTTSAGTERAVEDVCVEELAQLSLNLTGGVYVNQTAAFSDFHGSGGNPAANAALCDAAFVANRFRTVEVRRQA from the coding sequence ATGGCCGCCCAGCTCAGCCCCCAGCAGCTCAACGAGAAGCACCGGCCCACGCTCGACCAGGCCCTCGACGCGATTCGCACGCGTGCCTACTGGTCGCCGCACCCCGAGCACCCGAAGGCCTACGGCGAGAGCGCGCCGGCCGAGGGCCTGGCCGCGTTCAAGGCCCTGCACGGCACCCGTATCGACCTGGACCAGCCGGGCACCGACGGCTGGACGGGCGGCGAGACCTCGCCGTACGGGCCGGAGCTCGGCGTCGAGTATCCGCACGCCGACATCGACGTCCTGCTGCCCGCCATGCGCGCGGGCATGAGCGCCTGGCGCGCGGCGGGGCCCGAGACACGTGCCCTGGTCAGCCTGGAGATCCTGGCCAGGATCAGCGCCAGGACCCACGAGTTCGCCCACGCCGTGATGCACACCAGCGGGCAGGCGTTCATGATGGCGTTCCAGGCGGGCGGGCCCCACGCCCAGGACCGCGGCCTGGAGGCGGTGGCGTACGCCTATCAGGAGCAGACCCGCACGCCCGCCGACGCCGGCTGGTCCAAGCCCCAGGGCAAGCGCGACCCCCTGGAGCTGCGGAAGTCCTTCACGGCCGCGCCGCGCGGCATCTCGCTGCTGATCGGCTGCAACACCTTCCCGACGTGGAACGGCTATCCGGGCCTGTTCGCCTCGCTGGCCACCGGCAATCCGGTCCTCGTCAAGCCGCACCCGCGCGCGGTGCTGCCCCTCGCCCTCACGGTGCGGGTGGCCCGCGAGGTTCTCGCCGAGGCCGGCTTCGACCCGAATCTGGTCGCGCTGGCCGCCGAGCGGCCCGGCGAGGGCATCGCCAAGACCCTGGCCGTCCGGCCCGAGATCAAGATCATCGACTACACCGGATCCACCGCCTTCGGCGACTGGCTGGAGACCAACGCCCGCCAGGCGCAGGTCTACACGGAGAAGGCGGGCGTCAACACGGTCCTCGTGGACTCCACCGACGACTACAAGGGCATGCTCGCCAATCTGGCCTTCTCGCTCTCGCTCTACAGCGGCCAGATGTGCACCACCCCGCAGAATCTCCTCATCCCGCGCGACGGCATCGCGACGGACGCGGGCCCGAAGTCCTTCGACGAGGTGGTCGCCGACCTGGCGGCATCGGTGAGCGGCCTGCTGGGCGACGACGCCCGGGCCAACGGCCTGCTCGGCGCGCTGGTCAACCCGGACGTGAAGAGCAGGCTGGACGCGGCGGAGGGTCTCGGGGACGTGGCGCTCGCCTCGCGCGTGATCGCCAATCCGGACTTCCCGGACGCGGTGGTCCGTACGCCGGTGATCGTCAAGTCCGACGGTTCGCGCAAGCAGTGGGACCCGGCGGCGGGGGCGAACGGCTCGGAGGCGCCGTATCTGTCGGAGTGCTTCGGCCCGGTCTCGTTCGCGGTCGCCGTGGAGTCGACCGAGGAGGCGCTGGAGCTGCTGCGCCGTACGGTCCGCGACAAGGGCGCGATGACAGTCGGGGCGTACACGACATCGGCCGGGACGGAGCGCGCGGTCGAGGACGTCTGTGTGGAGGAGCTGGCCCAGCTGTCCCTGAATCTGACGGGCGGGGTCTATGTGAACCAGACCGCGGCCTTCTCCGACTTCCACGGCTCGGGCGGCAATCCGGCGGCGAACGCGGCGCTGTGCGACGCGGCGTTCGTGGCCAACCGCTTCCGTACGGTGGAGGTCCGCCGCCAGGCGTGA